A genomic stretch from Panthera uncia isolate 11264 chromosome E3, Puncia_PCG_1.0, whole genome shotgun sequence includes:
- the ZNF768 gene encoding zinc finger protein 768 has translation MEREASPWGLEPGDVQSPDELGSPEGSLKGNVSENEEEEMSQQEGTGDYEVEEIPFGLEPQSPGFEPQSPEFEPQSPRFEPESPGFESRSPGCVPPSPEFAPRSPESDSQSPEFEPQSPRYEPQSPGYEPKSPGYEPRSPGYEPKSPGYAPQSPGYEPQNPEFKTQSPEFEAQSSKFQEGAEMLLNPEEKNPLSIPLGVHPLDSFTQGFGEQPTGALPLGPPFEMPTGALLATPQFEMLQNPLALTGTLRGPGRRGGRARGGQGPRPNICGICGKSFGRGSTLIQHQRIHTGEKPYKCEVCSKAFSQSSDLIKHQRTHTGERPYKCPRCGKAFADSSYLLRHQRTHSGQKPYKCPHCGKAFGDSSYLLRHQRTHSHERPYSCPECGKCYSQNSSLRSHQRVHTGQRPFSCGICGKSFSQRSALIPHARSHAREKPFKCPECGKRFGQSSVLAIHARTHLPGRTYSCPDCGKTFNRSSTLIQHQRSHTGERPYRCAVCGKGFCRSSTLLQHHRVHSGERPYKCDDCGKAFSQSSDLIRHQRTHAAGRR, from the exons ATGGAACGGGAGGCGTCGCCGTGGGGCCTCGAGCCTGGGGATGTGCAAAGTCCTGATGAACTGGGGAGCCCTGAAGGGTCCCTCAAAG GCAACGTGAGtgagaatgaggaagaagaaatgtctCAACAAGAAGGCACTGGGGACTATGAGGTCGAAGAGATACCCTTTGGGCTTGAGCCCCAGAGCCCTGGGTTTGAGCCACAGAgccccgagtttgagccccaaagcCCCAGGTTTGAGCCTGAAAGCCCAGGTTTTGAGTCCCGAAGCCCTGGGTGTGTGCCCCCAAGCCCTGAATTTGCACCCAGAAGCCCTGAATCAGATTCTCAGagccctgagtttgagccccaaagcCCTAGGTATGAGCCCCAAAGCCCTGGGTATGAACCCAAGAGCCCTGGATATGAACCCCGGAGCCCTGGGTATGAACCCAAGAGCCCTGGATATGCACCCCAGAGCCCAGGATATGAGCCCCAGAATCCTGAGTTCAAAACCCAAAGCCCTGAATTTGAAGCTCAAAGTTCCAAATTTCAGGAAGGTGCAGAGATGCTTCTGAATCCGGAGGAAAAGAATCCCTTGAGCATCCCCTTGGGAGTCCATCCCTTGGACTCCTTCACCCAGGGGTTTGGGGAGCAGCCCACAGGGGCCCTGCCCCTAGGGCCACCTTTTGAGATGCCCACAGGGGCCCTACTGGCTACACCCCAGTTTGAGATGCTCCAGAATCCCCTGGCCCTAACCGGGACCCTTCGGGGGCCAGGCCGGCGGGGTGGCCGGgccaggggtgggcagggccctCGGCCTAACATCTGTGGTATCTGTGGGAAGAGCTTTGGGCGGGGCTCCACCCTGATCCAGCACCAGCGCATCCATACGGGTGAGAAGCCCTATAAATGTGAGGTCTGTAGCAAGGCCTTCTCCCAGAGCTCTGACCTCATCAAACACCAGCGCACCCACACGGGCGAGCGGCCCTACAAGTGTCCCCGTTGCGGCAAGGCCTTCGCTGACAGCTCTTACCTGCTTCGCCACCAGCGCACCCACTCTGGTCAGAAGCCCTACAAGTGCCCGCACTGTGGCAAGGCCTTCGGTGACAGCTCCTACCTCCTGCGGCACCAGCGCACCCACAGCCACGAGCGGCCCTACAGCTGCCCCGAGTGCGGCAAGTGCTACAGCCAGAACTCTTCCCTGCGCAGTCACCAGAGGGTGCACACTGGGCAAAGGCCCTTCAGCTGTGGCATCTGTGGCAAGAGCTTCTCGCAGCGCTCCGCACTTATCCCCCACGCCCGCAGCCACGCGCGTGAGAAGCCCTTCAAGTGCCCCGAGTGCGGCAAGCGCTTCGGCcagagctctgtgctggccatCCATGCCCGCACCCACCTTCCAGGCCGCACCTACAGCTGCCCCGACTGCGGCAAGACCTTCAACCGCTCCTCCACGCTGATTCAACACCAGCGCTCCCACACGGGCGAGCGGCCCTACAGGTGCGCCGTGTGCGGCAAGGGCTTCTGCCGCTCTTCCACGCTGCTGCAGCATCACCGGGTCCACAGCGGGGAGCGGCCCTACAAGTGCGATGACTGTGGAAAGGCCTTCTCGCAGAGCTCCGACCTCATCCGCCACCAGCGGACCCACGCAGCTGGCCGCCGCTGA